TATAAAATTGGGACAGCTTTATTGTGTAATTAAATATCGAGTTTCCTTGTACCAATCCATTTCACCATTTCAGGATCTCTGTGCGAAAAGAACAAGCTCTGTTCCGTGTCTAACGTATAAATCTTTTCCATGCCTTCTTGGCTTAACTCGAAGTCAAAGATATTGAAGTTTTCGATGATTCTTTCCTGACGAACTGATTTCGGAATAGAAACAACTCCTCTTTGTGTCAGCCAACGTAAAATCACTTGTGCAACAGATTTATTATGCTTTTCCGCAATTGAAACTAACACGTCATTCTGGAAGATATTATTTTTACCTTCAGCAAAAGGTCCCCAAGATTGTATTTGTACATTATTCTCTTTCATGAATTGCGCACTTTCAATTTGCTGATTGAAAGGATGAGTTTCAACCTGGTTAACAGCAGGAATGACTTCATTATGAATGATTAAATCGATCAAACGGTCTGGGTGGAAGTTACTCACCCCGATTGCCTTGATTTTACCTTCGCGATACAATTCCTCCATGGCACGCCAAGAACCGTGAACATCACCAAATGGCTGATGTATTAAATACAAGTCCAAATAATCCAATTGCAGTCTATCCAGTGATTTTGCGAATGCTGAATGCTATCTTTGTGCTCTCATAACCGGCATCCTGAACCCAAAGTTTTGTTGTAATGAACAATTCCTCTCTTGGTACATCACTACGCTTAATGGCTCTGCCCACCGCTTCTTCATTTAGATAAGAGGCAGCTGTATCAATCAGACGATAGCCTGCCATAAGAGCATCGTAAACCGCTTGTTCACATTCTTGTGAATCATTCACTTTGCCAGTAATAGTACTTTATTATTATGCAACAAGTGATAATGCGACTGATATCCAATTCCTATCAAATCATTGCCTATTCCTCTCACCATACTTTCGCAACATAGTAAAGTGCATTACAATTGAGATATAAGAAAAGAACAAGGAGGTCAATATGTCTGAACAAATACATAAATACCAGGCTGAACTTGCCAAACTCATTAAGTATCATACAGGTCAGGACGGGGGTCACGGGACTGTTATTCCGTCCTTATTTTTCTCTCATTTCTCTGATGCAGCCGGACCATTTTACGGTGTTCATAAACCTTCCTTGTGCATCGTCGTTCAGGGTATGAAGGAGGTCCTGCTATCACAGGAACTCTTTAGGTACGGACCTGCCGATTATCTTGTTACGTCTGTTAACTTGCCAATTATCGGGCAAGTAACAGAGGCTTCTTCCGAGGTCCCCTATCTAGCTCTTAAGATTGAGTTTACACCTAATGAAATTTTAGAAGTTTTAGGGGATTTTCAAATTGGTGTGAGTAAAAAAGAAAATACAAAGAGAGGGATGTATGTCAACCTGATAGAGTTACCTCTGTTGGACGCGGTAGCCAGATTTGTTCGCTTACTTGACAATCCTGAAGATATCCCAATACTTGCTCCTCTTATCAAAAAGGAAATCATCTATAGGGTTCTACAAGGGCGACACGGTGCTGTACTGGGGCAAATTGCAGTAGAAGGAAGTTCTGCCTATCAGATCAGTGACGCAATCGAACATATCATGAATAATTATGATCGGGCTATTCGGGTGGAGGAACTTGCGGAAATAGCCAATATGGGTGTTTCATCTCTTCATAGACTTTTTAAAGAGGTTACCGCAATGAGCCCCATACAGTTCCAAAAACAACTGAGACTACAGGAAGCTCGGCATTTGTTATTAACTGAGGCAGCAGGTGCTGCAGATGTTGCATTCCGGGTAGGTTATGAAAGTCCATCGCAATTCAGCCGTGAATATTCGCGGTTATTTGGTTTACCACCTAAAGAGGATATAAAACGTCTGAAAGAATCCTATGACCAAAGGATAAACGCGTGAATAAAACAAGAAGCAGTGTATTTAGACCGCTGCTCCTTGTTTTAAGTATCAGAATTAACTTAAGTTAGCTCTATCTTTTCCCTGCTTCTGAACAATTTTCAGAGCATAATGTGAACCAGCGATATAAATACCCATTATAGATAAATAATCTAATATAAATTCCGAAGTGGACCCATTAAAGCCCCAACCAAATGGATTATATATAGTAAGCTTGGAAACTATCTCTCTCTCAAAAGATGCCTGGACACCATAAACAACAATCAACACAGCTATGACGCGCAACGTAATTGTCAGGATAATGCTTGGGTTTGTAATACCAGTCATTTTTCGCGCAGCATTGAGAATCGTTCCCCAGGACAATCCTATATGTATAGCCATGAAGATAAATCCCCAGTAAGAAGTCAGAACATGTATCTGTCGCAGAACCATATCATTGTTTATTGGAGTAGATGGGAGTATGTCTTGGGATATAGGTACAGAGCTTACCATCACCACAGTTATGGACACAAGAAAAAGCAGATTGACCGCTAAGCTTAGAATACGTCGGACATTGTGCTTACCCTTAAAAATCGCCTTATACCATCTCCGGTTTAAAATATTGTGGACAAGAAACAATACCAGCAGGAAAACTCCAATCAGTTCATGGATTGCATTCCCAGTAATATGGTAAGCCATTGCGACTAACATGAGAACAGTCATAGAAAAATCAATAACTAGTCTGATTACCATTATTAGATTCAAAAGGTTCTCCTCTTTCTATTTTTTTACAACCTAGTTTAGTCTCAGTTGTTATGCAGGAAAGACATTAGCGATTCTCCTTATAAAAATGAATCATAAAAAGTGCCTTCTGGATCATTTCCTCCATTGTCATGTCTGCCATTAGCTCATGCTCATCCTTCTGAGCATTCAGATGATTGCCAACCTCTTTTACCTCCCACTTATCAATCGGAAAACCGGCGATTTTGGATTCATTATTTCCTTCATTAAAGCCAGTATAATTATCTAAATCAAAATCCTTCATTTCATCTAGTGTGTTAACGTAGTCATCCCGTTCCTCATTCGCGTGGCAGGAAAAGCAACGACCGATGTCCGCATCTTCGTTCACAGACCCCTCTTCAGTAAACTCCTGGTATTGCCAATCGCCGTTACGTATTTCAGACGGGTTTTGTTCAGCCCAGCCATTTCGCTTTTCCATCACAAAGATTCGGTCAAGTTCTTCATCCTCATAAATTTCAAGGGTGATAACGGTGCCGCTGGGGATTGGCTCCCCGTTCTGTACGGCTTCGATTGCTTCACGACTGGTGTACAGCTCTTCGTAAGTATTCCCACGAGTCACAGTCGTGTAGAGTACACCCTTATCGTATTTTTCGGGAAACTTTGACTATGCTAGTGCCAGCCGCAGAAGACGCCTGCTCGGAACTTTCAACTGATGGCTCCTGTTGGGAAACTCCATCTGTGTTATTAATGCTGTTGCAAGCGGTAAGAATTAGAATCATCAATGCAAGGGAATGAAATAATAGACGTTTCATACCATTTTTCTCCTCCAAGTTGGATTCCTATATAGCCATGATAAATACCATGCTTTAGGTGGATTCGCTAATCCTACTTATTGTCTCACAAATAAAAAAGCAACTAATATCCTATTCCTCTTAAATGTATGCCTAATCCTCTCCTAAGGGAGCTATAATTAATTAGCAATCTATTAATTCAAGGGAAGTATTGTTAGTAAATGGTGGTGGTGCCCAGTGTCAAGAAGAAGGAACTCCAGCTCAATATGGGAGATTTGGAGTTCTTCCCATCAGGTGGATTGTTTATTAAAAGGAAGTATGCTAATTTGAGTACTTCTAATTGTATATATTACAAGGTGTTTGCAATTGTTAATTCCTGTTCAATAGCACTCATTATTTCAAATGCTCCATCCGACTTATTGGAGCAAACAACAACCTTAATTAATAAATCAGGATAATAAGAAGAATGAAAGCTCACACCAGGATCATATCCCATAACATGGTATTTTAAGATATTGTTATCTGTTTTTTTCTTTATCCAAATACCATATCCATAGAAACTAGTTTCATTGACTTGTGTATGTAATGTTAAGAGCTTTTTTGTATAAGTTTCATTTAAAAGCTGGTGATTTAAAAGTGCGTTCCAAAGTTTAGCCATATCATTAGCTGTTACAAATGCACCGCCATCGGACCCACCTTTTACAGGTAAAGAATAAATGTTTGTTTTCCAAGTTCCATCAGGATTAACAATATAGCCTAAAGCTGTATTTGGCGGAAGGGAGTCAAATGAAAAATATCCAGACTGCGTCATATCAGCTTTATTGAAAATGTGTTTTTGAACATAATCAGAGAATTCGAGTTTACTAACCTGTTCCACAATTAATCCTAATAAAATATAACCAGCATTATTATAGTGAAACGATTCTCCCACTTGGGACTTCATTGGATTATTTTGAAACATTGGTAAGAAGTCTTTTAACTTTCTTATATGATACATAGGATTTTTAATCCAAAGCTCCTCAAAGTTATCCATTACATCCTCATCAAAATAATCGGGTATTCCCGAAGTATGTGTTAGTAAATGATGGACAGTCACATGATTATCAAAATGTTTAAAATCAATATTAAGACAATCGATCAATTTAGAATCAAAAGAGATTTTCCCCTCTTGTACAAGTTGACAAATTGCTATGGCCGTGAAGAGTTTACAACCAGATGCTATTCCAAAACGGGTAGCGGAATTATTTCCTAAATAATCTGAACGGTTCGCGTAACCAAAGCTTTTATCTACTAATACCTTTTCCTTATCTTCAACAAATACCGAACCTGAGAAATCAACCTTCCTTTGAATATTTGAAACTATTTCATCTAAATTTATGGTCATGACCAGTCCTCCAAATTTCAATACAATTAAAATGTCCATACAACAAAATAAACCAACAAATCTACTTACAACTTGTTGGTTTATTTTACCATATTGCGACAGGACTGTCGTTTTTATCTGTAGTTATTATGAATAGGTTGAAACAAGTCTTCTTCACTTTTTCGAACAACTGCAAAGTTGTCGACATTATAATGCCCATGCAATGTTTTATTATGATGAGCTATGATTTGTTCAGCAGTTAGAATGGATGAATCTTTTGTAGAATGACCATCATCTACTAACGTTACATCAAAACCATAGATGGTAGCGGTTCTCACTGCTGAATCAATACAGTATTCCGTTTGACATCCCATGATGACAAGGTGTTCGATTTCATTGTCTTTCAAGTGCTCTAGCAATGCTGTGCCATAAAATGAATTGGTCGCTTTTTTATCAAATATCATTGAGGTAGGAGGGATATTAATTTTTTGGTGCACTTGAAACCCTAATCCTTCACCGCCAGCCACATCTTTATCTCTCACAAAAGTCACTAATGCATCCGATTCTTTCGCCTTTTCAATTACTAAGTTTATATTATTCAAGAGTTCCTCTTTTTTAAATACACTGCTCTCATTTTCATTTCCTTCTATTAATTCCTGCTGTGCATCAATTACGAGTAAAGCTTGTTTCATATGCAAATCCCCTCTCATCATAATAATATTTAGCTCAGGTCCTTCATAGCTTTGCACCCCACTAGTGTACTCGTTAATCATACTTCTCCTTCTATTCTAATGTCTACCAATAATGTGCTTATCCTTTTAAAAAGCTCTTTGGACAAACCATACTAATCCAAAGGCTAATATCGCTGCTGAAGTGCCGGGAATCACCCATTTTACTGGCCTGAAAGTTAACTTTTTAAGCCAAAGAATAATTGGGAACGTGATTGACACGATTAATAACTGACCAATTTCGATACCAACATTAAATGATAGAAGAGACGAAGCCATATGAGCAGTGTCTAATCTCATTTCTGATAGAATCCCTGCAAAGCCAAATCCATGAATCAGTCCGAAACCAAATGCAAGCCAAGGCTGATGTTTGGAGTCCGGATTAAAAATATTAATGAGTGCTACGTAGACAATACTTAGTGCAATGGCAGACTCGACCAAACGAGCTGGCAGCAGAACAATTTCAAAGGTCGCAAGAGCAAGCGTAATACTATGTGCAAGTGTAAAGGCAGTAACTAATGCTAGGTTGTGGCGAATCGTTTTTGCACCAAAAAGCAAACTGATAACAAACAGGATATGGTCATATCCTGTGAAGATATGTACTAAACCAAGAACGATAAATTGTTTCATATTCTGCCAGAAACTGATTTCACCAATCTCTAATTCCCTTGATTCGAAAGAAAGAATCTTTTCTTGTTGTTTGCCATCTAATGTAACGGCTGCAAAGTTTGCATGGCTTGGGTCAGAATCATCAAGGAACAAATTATATTCAACCACTATTTTATCTGGTTTATGTTCAATATTATAAGATAAATCAATTACCGCAAACGGAGTATCCTCAATCATTTCGATATCGGTTTTTTCCACATTTCCTTCAATCATTTCACTATCTGCATAAAGCTTTAGCTTTGAATTGACATAAGTCTGGACAATCTCTTTATCTATTAAATCCTTTTGATTGGTTTCTTTCTCTAGGGCATGGCCTAGCTCTTCCAAATCAACTTTCAATTCATAATCCAATGATTTCTCTTTTACTTCTATATTTGAATAGCCTTCACTGTTATTAGTATGTGCAAATGCTGATGGTAGAAATAAAGAACTAAATAATAGCAAAAAAAGCAAAAACGGCAACCATAATTTTTTCAAAATCATCCACGTCCATTTCTGTATTTTTAAAAGGGAAAGCGAGGAGTTTTTATGCCCCTCGCCTCTGTTACTTTACTTACTCGACTTTATGAAAATAGGGTTTGAGTAGAACCATAAATCTGTCCATGGATCCTCACCTCTAGGATCTGCAACTGGCTCTAATTGGTCTGTGTTTGTTCCGCGTAAACGAATATAACTATCTTTATCTACATCTTTTAACGTATAGGTAATGGTGATGTATTCGCCGTCCTGTTTCCAGTCCTTTTCTGTGAAACGCTCCACAACTTTTGATGTTATATTTTCTGCAGTGGTTTTGTCTTCAACCTTACCATTTACTTCACCCATAATTATGTCAACACGTTTTACATTTGGCTTATCACCATTGGCGTTTGCTGCCTTCGGATCTTTCAGGCGAATGGTTACAGTCACATCTTTTTTCTTACCTGATAGTGTTAGAGTTTCACCGATAGACGCTGAATTACCTTTTGCAACTGCATGTAATGGAGATTTTCCTCCTGCTTGAACTTTTACGTCTAACTCGCTAATTAGGTCCCCAGTCGTAACGAATACATGCCCATTACGTAGGTTTTCCATAATATTTTCATAGTCTTTCACAGATTTTACATACGTTTTCGAATATTCACCTGGCCAGAAATCGCCGCCGCCATCGCGCCAGTTAACATGTGAATCAGATGTTGCTGTAATCCACCAATGTCTACCTTCACCTAGCATAGAATCCCATAAACCGCCAACTTTAGCTGTCATTTGGTCAAATCCACCCATTGTCGGTGCGTTTACGTTGCCGTATGAACCACGAGCACCGTTAGGATCATTAGAACCATCTTTATTAATAGAAGTTGCTTGGTGACCTGGAGCACCTTCCATTCCAATCGCAATATTTGGTGCGGTATCGTTCCAATTACGGAATTCCTGTGGAGTATCTTGACCCCAAACACCCATACCAGTTGCTGAACGTGAAGGGTGATGTGCAATAACAATTGGAAGCTCGTCCAAGCCTTTCATGTAGTTAAGTGCTTGGATCATCGTTTCTTCCGTATCACGACTACCATCATTAGGGAATGGTTACCGTTTATTAAACTGACTTTCTATTTCATATAATGTTGTAGATTCGTTATCACT
This Neobacillus sp. YX16 DNA region includes the following protein-coding sequences:
- a CDS encoding AraC family transcriptional regulator, which codes for MSEQIHKYQAELAKLIKYHTGQDGGHGTVIPSLFFSHFSDAAGPFYGVHKPSLCIVVQGMKEVLLSQELFRYGPADYLVTSVNLPIIGQVTEASSEVPYLALKIEFTPNEILEVLGDFQIGVSKKENTKRGMYVNLIELPLLDAVARFVRLLDNPEDIPILAPLIKKEIIYRVLQGRHGAVLGQIAVEGSSAYQISDAIEHIMNNYDRAIRVEELAEIANMGVSSLHRLFKEVTAMSPIQFQKQLRLQEARHLLLTEAAGAADVAFRVGYESPSQFSREYSRLFGLPPKEDIKRLKESYDQRINA
- a CDS encoding DUF4405 domain-containing protein codes for the protein MVIRLVIDFSMTVLMLVAMAYHITGNAIHELIGVFLLVLFLVHNILNRRWYKAIFKGKHNVRRILSLAVNLLFLVSITVVMVSSVPISQDILPSTPINNDMVLRQIHVLTSYWGFIFMAIHIGLSWGTILNAARKMTGITNPSIILTITLRVIAVLIVVYGVQASFEREIVSKLTIYNPFGWGFNGSTSEFILDYLSIMGIYIAGSHYALKIVQKQGKDRANLS
- a CDS encoding serine hydrolase, which gives rise to MTINLDEIVSNIQRKVDFSGSVFVEDKEKVLVDKSFGYANRSDYLGNNSATRFGIASGCKLFTAIAICQLVQEGKISFDSKLIDCLNIDFKHFDNHVTVHHLLTHTSGIPDYFDEDVMDNFEELWIKNPMYHIRKLKDFLPMFQNNPMKSQVGESFHYNNAGYILLGLIVEQVSKLEFSDYVQKHIFNKADMTQSGYFSFDSLPPNTALGYIVNPDGTWKTNIYSLPVKGGSDGGAFVTANDMAKLWNALLNHQLLNETYTKKLLTLHTQVNETSFYGYGIWIKKKTDNNILKYHVMGYDPGVSFHSSYYPDLLIKVVVCSNKSDGAFEIMSAIEQELTIANTL
- a CDS encoding cytochrome P460 family protein gives rise to the protein MTRGNTYEELYTSREAIEAVQNGEPIPSGTVITLEIYEDEELDRIFVMEKRNGWAEQNPSEIRNGDWQYQEFTEEGSVNEDADIGRCFSCHANEERDDYVNTLDEMKDFDLDNYTGFNEGNNESKIAGFPIDKWEVKEVGNHLNAQKDEHELMADMTMEEMIQKALFMIHFYKENR
- a CDS encoding cysteine hydrolase family protein — translated: MKQALLVIDAQQELIEGNENESSVFKKEELLNNINLVIEKAKESDALVTFVRDKDVAGGEGLGFQVHQKINIPPTSMIFDKKATNSFYGTALLEHLKDNEIEHLVIMGCQTEYCIDSAVRTATIYGFDVTLVDDGHSTKDSSILTAEQIIAHHNKTLHGHYNVDNFAVVRKSEEDLFQPIHNNYR
- a CDS encoding HupE/UreJ family protein; amino-acid sequence: MKKLWLPFLLFLLLFSSLFLPSAFAHTNNSEGYSNIEVKEKSLDYELKVDLEELGHALEKETNQKDLIDKEIVQTYVNSKLKLYADSEMIEGNVEKTDIEMIEDTPFAVIDLSYNIEHKPDKIVVEYNLFLDDSDPSHANFAAVTLDGKQQEKILSFESRELEIGEISFWQNMKQFIVLGLVHIFTGYDHILFVISLLFGAKTIRHNLALVTAFTLAHSITLALATFEIVLLPARLVESAIALSIVYVALINIFNPDSKHQPWLAFGFGLIHGFGFAGILSEMRLDTAHMASSLLSFNVGIEIGQLLIVSITFPIILWLKKLTFRPVKWVIPGTSAAILAFGLVWFVQRAF